From Cytophagales bacterium, the proteins below share one genomic window:
- a CDS encoding amino acid adenylation domain-containing protein gives MRELLMELEKNEIDISVQDGNLKLKFNSKTLPNDLVAKIKVNKEELINYLTRDPNSIPLVPDSEEGYVLSSAQYRIWVQSHFEQARTIYNEPGYFELAGNYDFELFEKAIASVIDRHEVLRTVFKEDSSGNIKQWVIPSSEFDLSIAHEDYTDRPNARQEVIDFIEQDSKVAFDLDKAPLFRITLFHLAGQEHIFYINLHHIISDGWSIEVLKKDVFAFYQYHSQRSFLELQPLSIQYKDYAAWQVNQLQHPLFEKHEKYWLNRLSGNLPVLDLPSSKIRPKVKTFRGRHLSTSISSQEADRLREFNKLNGGTMFVGLMASWTALLYRYTQEQDIIIGSPIAGRDHKQLEDQIGLYLNTIAVRNEVKPEDDFLTLYDRVKTSVLSAYDHWAYPFDHLVEQLNLPRDTSRNPIFDFMMVLQNQQEHQSQLFDSSSQAHDDQVHDLGPANPKFDIDLSISDDEQGIRLNLLFNEDVYDKAIIVGLLRHYKQLLAQLITNPGERITDHTYLTDDEKHRLLVEFNDTDTDFPEEKTIVDLFRDKAVSFPEKVAIKCVSREITYRQLEETSNKLASYLIANHGVERGGRVGLLIEKNEWQIISILAILKTGAAYVPMDAEAPDERLTYIKSDSQCKVIVDNLELQRFQDNEKQYAVDPPAVISSPDDLVYIIYTSGTTGKPKGVKIKTRSLVNYVCWSIRQYNITEKDVVGKHLSLAYDACVEEIYPTILSGATLQYISKETIVDAAELKAFTENKGITVLPLPPVLCEAFFKLSNDSLRMMITGGERLSFFKKQPFPVYNHYGPTETTVTCLTYEIQEGQTNIPIGRPVANTRVYILDPFGQPCPIGVPGELFIGGVGLAEGYFESEELTKSRFVTFPSIAEKRLYKTGDNCKWNAAGNIEFLGREDNQVKVRGYRIELDEIGLALQLKSTIKNAVAVVEGEGSNKIIVAYFSSEVEERLVSIKKHLSRSLPAYMIPSLFIQLTSFPLTSNEKIDMDALNQSIGTPVKDKYMAPKLEIEVKLVQILAAEIEKEEESIGIHDNFFDLGLNSISMVKMLKTINSELMSNISVVDLFECPSIRDLAMHIEARKTGQYQDSEAEEAPDLNEIIDLF, from the coding sequence ATGAGGGAATTACTAATGGAGTTGGAAAAGAACGAAATTGATATTTCGGTTCAGGATGGAAACCTTAAGTTAAAATTCAATTCAAAAACACTCCCCAATGACTTAGTGGCCAAAATAAAGGTCAATAAAGAGGAATTGATTAACTATTTGACACGGGACCCCAATTCAATTCCTTTAGTCCCAGACTCAGAAGAAGGGTATGTGCTATCTTCAGCGCAATATCGTATTTGGGTTCAATCACACTTTGAGCAAGCACGCACCATTTATAATGAGCCTGGATACTTTGAGCTTGCTGGCAACTACGATTTTGAATTGTTTGAAAAAGCCATTGCTTCTGTAATTGACAGGCATGAAGTGTTAAGGACTGTTTTTAAAGAGGATTCAAGTGGCAATATCAAACAGTGGGTCATCCCTTCTTCGGAGTTCGACTTGTCAATAGCTCATGAAGATTATACCGACAGGCCTAACGCCAGACAAGAGGTAATCGACTTTATTGAACAAGATTCAAAAGTTGCTTTCGATCTGGATAAAGCTCCATTGTTTAGGATCACCTTATTTCACCTGGCAGGGCAAGAACATATCTTTTACATCAATCTGCATCACATCATAAGCGATGGATGGTCCATTGAAGTACTTAAAAAGGATGTATTCGCGTTCTATCAATACCATAGTCAAAGGTCATTTTTAGAGTTACAGCCACTTTCAATTCAATATAAAGATTATGCAGCGTGGCAAGTCAATCAGTTGCAACATCCTCTTTTTGAGAAGCATGAAAAATATTGGTTAAACAGGCTTTCGGGAAATTTGCCGGTACTGGACCTTCCTTCCTCTAAAATCCGCCCAAAAGTGAAAACTTTCCGTGGACGACATTTGTCTACGAGCATATCTTCACAAGAAGCTGATCGCCTAAGGGAATTCAATAAGCTAAATGGTGGGACCATGTTTGTGGGGTTGATGGCGAGCTGGACCGCACTTTTGTATCGTTACACACAAGAGCAGGATATCATTATCGGCAGTCCTATTGCCGGCAGGGACCATAAGCAATTGGAAGACCAGATAGGGTTGTACCTCAATACAATAGCTGTTAGAAATGAGGTAAAACCGGAAGATGATTTTCTTACGTTGTATGACCGGGTAAAAACCAGCGTATTATCTGCATACGACCATTGGGCTTATCCTTTCGATCATTTGGTAGAGCAGCTTAACCTTCCAAGGGATACTTCAAGGAATCCGATCTTTGATTTTATGATGGTGTTACAGAATCAACAAGAACACCAATCACAATTATTTGACAGCTCCTCCCAGGCACATGATGATCAAGTACATGACCTTGGACCCGCCAATCCCAAATTTGATATAGACCTTTCAATTAGTGATGATGAACAAGGTATTCGACTAAATCTATTATTCAATGAAGATGTATATGATAAGGCGATCATCGTAGGCCTGTTGCGTCACTATAAGCAATTATTGGCTCAACTGATCACTAATCCTGGTGAACGGATCACCGATCATACCTATCTCACCGATGATGAAAAACACCGTTTACTTGTTGAGTTCAATGATACGGACACTGATTTCCCGGAAGAAAAAACTATAGTTGACCTTTTTCGGGACAAAGCAGTGTCATTTCCTGAAAAAGTAGCGATCAAGTGCGTATCAAGAGAGATTACTTACCGTCAGTTGGAGGAAACCTCAAACAAATTGGCATCTTATCTTATCGCAAATCATGGTGTTGAAAGAGGAGGACGTGTTGGCTTATTGATAGAAAAGAATGAATGGCAGATCATTTCCATTTTGGCGATCCTGAAGACTGGCGCTGCTTATGTTCCAATGGATGCTGAGGCTCCTGACGAAAGGTTGACTTATATAAAAAGTGATAGTCAATGCAAGGTGATCGTTGATAACCTGGAATTGCAGAGATTTCAGGATAATGAGAAACAATATGCAGTTGATCCGCCTGCAGTGATATCATCCCCTGATGATTTGGTTTATATCATATATACTTCGGGTACCACAGGTAAACCGAAAGGTGTAAAAATAAAGACCAGATCTTTGGTCAACTATGTATGTTGGAGTATTCGACAATATAACATTACGGAAAAGGATGTAGTAGGCAAACACCTCAGTCTGGCCTATGATGCGTGTGTAGAAGAAATTTATCCCACAATTCTTTCAGGAGCTACACTTCAGTATATCTCCAAAGAAACCATTGTAGATGCTGCTGAACTTAAAGCTTTTACAGAAAATAAAGGCATTACCGTATTGCCTCTTCCGCCGGTCCTTTGTGAAGCATTCTTTAAACTAAGTAATGATTCTTTAAGGATGATGATCACTGGGGGAGAACGATTATCCTTTTTCAAGAAGCAACCTTTTCCTGTCTACAATCATTATGGACCTACGGAAACTACGGTCACGTGTTTGACCTATGAAATACAGGAAGGTCAAACCAATATTCCTATTGGAAGACCCGTAGCGAATACCAGAGTATACATCCTGGATCCCTTCGGTCAGCCATGTCCTATTGGCGTGCCAGGTGAGTTATTCATTGGAGGGGTTGGACTTGCAGAAGGTTACTTTGAGAGTGAAGAACTAACGAAAAGTCGATTTGTAACTTTTCCTTCCATCGCTGAAAAGAGGCTGTATAAAACAGGGGATAATTGTAAGTGGAATGCAGCCGGTAACATTGAATTTTTGGGTCGTGAAGACAATCAGGTAAAAGTGAGAGGGTATAGGATTGAACTGGATGAAATTGGACTTGCCCTACAATTAAAAAGTACGATCAAAAATGCTGTGGCCGTGGTGGAAGGTGAGGGCAGCAACAAAATCATTGTTGCTTATTTTTCTTCTGAAGTTGAAGAGCGCCTAGTAAGTATCAAAAAACACCTTTCCAGAAGCTTACCTGCTTATATGATTCCAAGTTTATTCATCCAATTGACGTCATTTCCCCTCACATCTAATGAGAAGATTGATATGGATGCATTAAATCAATCCATTGGAACCCCAGTAAAGGATAAATACATGGCTCCAAAATTGGAGATAGAGGTAAAACTAGTTCAGATCCTTGCTGCAGAAATTGAAAAAGAGGAGGAGAGTATAGGTATCCATGATAACTTTTTTGATTTAGGATTGAACTCAATAAGCATGGTAAAAATGCTTAAAACAATTAACAGTGAACTTATGTCCAATATCAGTGTCGTTGATCTATTTGAATGTCCGAGCATTCGAGACCTGGCGATGCATATTGAAGCAAGAAAAACAGGACAATATCAGGATTCAGAGGCGGAAGAAGCGCCTGACTTAAACGAAATAATTGATCTATTCTAA
- a CDS encoding diaminobutyrate--2-oxoglutarate transaminase — MNTLPVVDFETSIEDFESNVRFYSRLFPTVFSTGKGCFLVDTDGEQYFDFFSGSGSLNYGHNEPEMKGAMIDYLMKDGIINSLDQATEAKQAFMRAFQDNVLEPRGMMYKMQFCGPTGTNSIEAAIKLARKYTKREKIVYFQNSFHGMTYGSMSVSGMRSRATHPDYFKQTVEIPFAQDDPNLVALDNLISNSDPNEMPAAILLEIVQAEGGMNVAPTLWLQQLQEIAKQHGILIIVDDIQAGCGRTGTFFSFEPSGLSPDIICLSKSLSGLGLPFAMNLLKDHLDCWNAGEHNGTFRGNNLAFITGAKASEYWKTDEFQNSVQEKARLIDGFFDYLNHQSSYQLKGRGLMRGLFVGNAERAEDLQVKLFENNVLVDICGKNSDILKLMPPINISKKELLNGLEVIKTVV; from the coding sequence ATGAACACATTACCCGTAGTAGACTTTGAGACCAGTATTGAAGACTTTGAGTCTAATGTGAGGTTTTATTCCCGTCTGTTCCCCACGGTATTTTCTACTGGAAAAGGCTGTTTTCTTGTCGATACCGATGGCGAGCAGTACTTTGATTTTTTCAGTGGCTCTGGTTCATTGAATTACGGTCATAATGAGCCTGAAATGAAAGGAGCTATGATTGACTATCTGATGAAAGACGGAATCATCAATAGTCTGGATCAAGCGACTGAAGCAAAACAGGCTTTTATGCGTGCGTTCCAGGACAATGTATTGGAGCCCAGAGGTATGATGTACAAAATGCAGTTTTGTGGTCCTACGGGCACCAACAGTATTGAGGCTGCCATTAAACTAGCGCGTAAGTACACGAAACGTGAGAAGATTGTGTATTTCCAAAATTCTTTTCATGGCATGACGTATGGATCCATGTCCGTTTCTGGGATGAGGAGCCGTGCAACCCACCCTGACTATTTTAAACAGACCGTTGAAATTCCATTTGCTCAAGATGATCCGAATCTTGTGGCGCTTGATAATCTCATCAGCAATAGTGATCCCAACGAGATGCCGGCTGCTATTCTCCTGGAAATTGTCCAGGCTGAAGGTGGTATGAATGTGGCACCCACGCTTTGGCTTCAACAACTTCAAGAGATAGCAAAACAGCACGGAATCCTGATCATCGTGGACGATATCCAGGCGGGTTGTGGCAGAACAGGTACGTTTTTTAGTTTTGAACCATCCGGGCTATCACCAGATATCATTTGCCTGTCTAAATCATTGTCAGGTCTGGGTTTACCATTTGCAATGAACTTGCTCAAAGACCACCTTGATTGTTGGAATGCTGGTGAGCATAATGGTACATTTCGTGGCAACAATCTTGCTTTTATCACTGGTGCCAAGGCAAGCGAATACTGGAAGACAGATGAATTTCAGAATTCGGTTCAAGAAAAAGCACGACTCATTGACGGTTTTTTTGATTATCTGAACCATCAGTCATCATATCAACTGAAGGGTCGAGGACTGATGAGGGGACTCTTTGTTGGTAATGCGGAAAGAGCAGAAGATCTTCAAGTGAAACTGTTTGAAAACAATGTTTTAGTGGATATATGTGGTAAAAATAGTGACATACTAAAGCTCATGCCCCCAATAAATATTAGCAAAAAAGAACTACTTAATGGGTTAGAGGTGATAAAGACAGTAGTGTGA